One Hevea brasiliensis isolate MT/VB/25A 57/8 chromosome 5, ASM3005281v1, whole genome shotgun sequence genomic region harbors:
- the LOC110656628 gene encoding uncharacterized protein LOC110656628 — MIRKVIKGSVITDLLVKNPIDDYEVLDFEFLDEHINVISEETEGQNDVWKVHFDGAINLSGNGIGAVPVSPDRKYFPVAVKLRFECTNNVIEYEPCMSSLQAAIEMKVKKLEVYGDSALIIYQVKGEWQTKDPKLVPYQKYLLELIKKFKEISFTHLGHDKKYFADVLATLVVMTQMEERQEV, encoded by the coding sequence ATGATTAGGAAAGTGATAAAAGGAAGCGTGATAACAGACCTCCTAGTAAAAAATCCAATTGATGATTATGAGGTGCTAGATTTTGAATTCCTGGATGAGCATATCAATGTAATAAGTGAGGAAACTGAGGGACAAAATGATGTATGGAAGGTGCATTTTGATGGGGCAATTAACCTCTCTGGTAATGGGATTGGGGCAGTACCGGTATCCCCAGATAGGAAATATTTCCCGGTGGCAGTCAAGCTAAGATTCGAATGCACCAATAATGTCATAGAATATGAGCCCTGTATGAGCAGTTTACAAGCTGCTATTGAAATGAAAGTAAAGAAATTggaagtatatggagactcagccctgataaTCTACCAAgtaaagggagaatggcaaaccaaagacCCAAAACTAGTCCCTTATCAGAAGTATCTCCTAGAATTGATCAAGAAGTTCAAAGAAATCTCCTTTACACATTTGGGTCATGATAAGAAGTATTTTGCTGATGTTTTGGCTACGCTAGTAGTTATGACTCAAATGGAGGAGAGGCAAGAAGTGTAG